A region of uncultured Carboxylicivirga sp. DNA encodes the following proteins:
- a CDS encoding glycoside hydrolase family 2 TIM barrel-domain containing protein, which translates to MKIFKSRLVLASLMVLLLISCNKSGKEEISKGKNLFNKNWLFVKDVDSSVEDLFNNKNKAIKWEEVTIPHTASIEPLIIKGDQWQGECFYKKNFNVSKKLAGSHVGLYFEGAMQVAEVYLNGELIGTNESGYLPFYIDLSERIQFGENNCLLIKLNNEDNVNVPPGKALNVLDFNIYSGIYRNVWLLVKDPVHISNPVEVDHIAGGGVFVSYTNVSEQSADVNVKVDVNNDLDLKKKIHITAELLYEDISIVKATSDNFQIDALSSGSLDLSLIVDNPKLWSVDKPYLYTLSVKLFADGNETDTESIKVGIRTIEITSEKGFKINGKSLKLRGTNRHQEYPYVGYAISDNANYRDARKIKEAGFNMVRLSHYPQSQFFLNACDELGILVMDAIPGWQFFGGDVFQKNAYKDIRKMVRVDRNHPSVILWEASLNESQMTTEFMERAHAIVHEEYPGTNVYTSGWINGAYDVFIPARQHAKPPYYWNQYNNTKPLFIAEYGDWEYYAQNAGFNQKSFENLSDEERNSRQLRGDGQKRLAQQALNYQEAHNSNLQGEAIGDANWLMFDYNRGYAPDIEASGIMDIFRLPKFAYYFYKSQNDVDLDNEFYQPVVAIANYYNDPSFIEVKVFSNCEEVELLVNDSIFSIQKPDQDVNSTHLNHPPFTFHLSSFIPGKIEAIGYINGKAVARDLKLTPEQAYGIKLWIDESGKALQSSCNDLVFAYAAIVDKNGTILPLAENTIRFSLKGDGEIIGMNPVNAEAGIAAVLVKAGETSGTLQIQALSPGLKKDELVIDIE; encoded by the coding sequence ATGAAGATTTTTAAAAGTAGGTTGGTTTTAGCTTCTTTAATGGTGTTACTTCTTATTTCGTGTAATAAGTCTGGTAAGGAAGAAATTAGTAAAGGAAAAAATCTTTTTAATAAGAACTGGCTTTTTGTTAAAGATGTTGATTCTTCTGTTGAGGATTTATTTAACAATAAAAATAAAGCAATTAAGTGGGAAGAGGTTACTATTCCACATACTGCCAGTATAGAACCGTTAATAATTAAAGGTGATCAGTGGCAAGGTGAATGTTTCTACAAGAAAAATTTTAATGTCAGTAAAAAGTTAGCAGGATCACATGTCGGGCTTTACTTTGAGGGAGCTATGCAAGTGGCAGAAGTATACCTTAATGGGGAGTTGATTGGGACAAATGAAAGCGGTTATCTTCCTTTTTATATTGACCTGTCTGAAAGAATACAATTTGGAGAGAATAATTGCCTTTTGATTAAGTTAAATAATGAAGATAATGTAAATGTACCTCCTGGAAAAGCATTGAATGTTTTAGATTTTAATATTTACAGTGGAATCTATCGTAATGTTTGGTTGTTGGTTAAAGACCCGGTGCATATTTCTAATCCGGTTGAAGTTGATCATATTGCAGGTGGTGGTGTTTTTGTTAGTTATACTAATGTATCGGAACAATCTGCAGATGTTAATGTGAAGGTAGATGTTAACAATGATCTGGATTTAAAGAAGAAGATCCATATCACAGCTGAGCTTTTGTATGAAGATATTTCGATAGTTAAAGCCACTTCTGATAATTTTCAAATTGATGCTTTGTCATCAGGTAGTCTGGATTTATCTCTTATAGTGGATAATCCCAAATTATGGTCAGTTGATAAGCCTTATTTATATACTCTATCAGTCAAACTTTTTGCAGATGGAAATGAGACGGATACAGAGTCCATCAAAGTTGGAATACGTACCATTGAAATAACTTCAGAAAAAGGATTCAAAATCAATGGAAAGTCATTAAAGTTAAGAGGAACCAACAGGCATCAGGAATACCCTTATGTTGGATACGCCATATCTGATAATGCCAATTACAGGGATGCAAGAAAAATAAAGGAAGCCGGATTTAATATGGTTCGCTTATCACATTATCCACAGAGTCAATTTTTTTTAAATGCATGTGATGAACTGGGAATATTGGTAATGGATGCTATTCCGGGTTGGCAATTTTTTGGAGGTGATGTTTTTCAAAAAAATGCCTATAAAGATATTCGTAAAATGGTGAGGGTTGATCGTAATCATCCATCTGTAATACTTTGGGAAGCATCCTTAAATGAATCACAGATGACGACTGAATTTATGGAAAGAGCTCATGCAATAGTTCATGAGGAATATCCCGGAACTAATGTATACACCAGTGGCTGGATCAATGGAGCATATGATGTATTTATTCCGGCACGTCAACATGCCAAGCCACCATATTATTGGAATCAATATAATAATACTAAACCTTTATTTATTGCTGAATATGGCGACTGGGAGTATTATGCTCAGAATGCAGGTTTTAATCAAAAGTCATTTGAGAATTTATCTGATGAAGAACGAAACTCACGCCAGCTAAGAGGTGACGGACAAAAAAGACTTGCCCAGCAGGCATTAAATTATCAGGAAGCACATAATAGTAATCTGCAGGGTGAGGCAATAGGTGATGCGAATTGGTTAATGTTTGATTATAACCGTGGTTATGCTCCAGACATAGAAGCTTCAGGTATAATGGATATATTCCGTTTACCAAAGTTTGCCTACTATTTTTACAAGAGCCAAAACGATGTTGATTTGGATAATGAATTTTATCAACCTGTTGTGGCCATCGCCAATTATTATAATGATCCGTCTTTTATAGAAGTAAAAGTATTCAGTAATTGTGAAGAAGTTGAATTATTGGTTAATGATAGTATCTTTTCAATACAAAAGCCAGATCAGGATGTAAATTCAACTCATCTGAATCATCCTCCTTTTACCTTTCATCTTTCATCATTTATCCCGGGCAAAATAGAAGCTATTGGTTATATAAATGGAAAAGCTGTTGCCAGAGATCTTAAACTAACACCTGAACAGGCATATGGAATTAAACTATGGATCGATGAAAGTGGAAAAGCCCTACAGAGCAGTTGTAATGATTTAGTTTTTGCTTATGCTGCCATAGTTGATAAGAATGGTACAATTCTTCCTTTAGCCGAAAATACTATTCGGTTTTCATTAAAAGGTGATGGTGAAATAATAGGAATGAATCCGGTAAATGCC